Proteins encoded together in one Janthinobacterium tructae window:
- a CDS encoding methyl-accepting chemotaxis protein, translating into MQLSLNSKICVAATALAILSLGVTAAVIGYKSSASAEAAALELARTSAREVSGALQARIASNLASVSSLAGAMRGTKSASLPLQREQINELTKATLNSSEDLLGAAVTWEPNALDGKDAEFANQKPYYDASGRFMPYWTRGAGGKLQVEPIVFDPKPGANDWYDVPKRTGKTYFTEPYVYPVDGKDVLMASLVAPIMIDGGFKGAASADFMLTRLAKILAGLKVIEGGKLALISNGGLYASHPTPERLGKKADDVPAAGLEKVRQGQPYEYEDGQGYIHLLQPLQIHPDIAPWSVELNFPKSVAIASARDLMLYTLIVALLCAAATAGILILVVNQLTRPLRTLGRTMTDLSSGDADLRVKLEVKGTDELAVIGKGFNAFVEKIHAVLLQVQASADNVARASAEIAQGNNDLSARTEQQASSLEETAASVEELTGTVKENADHARQANQLAASASSVAQKSGEVVGKVIATMTSINDSSNKIVDIISVIDGIAFQTNILALNAAVEAARAGEQGRGFAVVATEVRNLAQRSAAAAKEIKLLIDDSVGKVAAGSKLVDEAGATMEQVVDSVRKVTAIMADISVATTEQSDGIAQVNQALAQMDGVTQQNAALVEEAAAAAESLQDQASHLAQVVSVFKLGEQVRQTAPAASVATPRAAPPTTPAPAKRLSVAKPQATPRAAAKAPAGDDWEEF; encoded by the coding sequence ATGCAACTCTCACTGAACAGCAAAATCTGCGTCGCCGCCACCGCGCTCGCCATCCTCAGCCTCGGCGTCACGGCGGCGGTGATCGGCTACAAGAGCAGCGCCAGCGCCGAAGCGGCCGCACTGGAACTGGCGCGCACATCGGCACGCGAAGTATCGGGCGCCTTGCAGGCACGCATCGCCAGCAACCTGGCCAGCGTCAGCAGCCTGGCCGGCGCCATGCGCGGCACCAAAAGCGCCAGCCTGCCCCTGCAGCGCGAGCAGATCAATGAACTGACCAAGGCCACCCTGAACAGTTCGGAAGACTTGCTGGGCGCTGCCGTGACGTGGGAGCCGAACGCGCTCGACGGCAAGGATGCGGAATTTGCCAACCAGAAGCCGTACTACGACGCCAGCGGCCGCTTCATGCCCTACTGGACGCGGGGCGCCGGCGGCAAGCTGCAAGTCGAACCCATCGTCTTCGACCCGAAGCCGGGCGCCAACGACTGGTATGACGTACCCAAGCGCACCGGCAAGACCTACTTTACGGAACCGTATGTCTACCCCGTCGATGGCAAGGATGTGCTGATGGCTTCGCTGGTGGCGCCCATCATGATCGACGGCGGCTTCAAGGGCGCGGCCAGCGCCGACTTCATGCTCACGCGCCTGGCGAAAATCCTGGCCGGCCTGAAAGTGATCGAGGGCGGCAAACTGGCCCTGATCTCGAACGGTGGCCTGTACGCCAGCCATCCCACACCTGAACGGCTGGGCAAGAAGGCCGACGACGTGCCGGCTGCCGGCCTGGAAAAGGTACGCCAGGGCCAGCCGTATGAATACGAGGATGGCCAGGGCTACATCCATTTGCTGCAGCCGCTGCAGATCCACCCCGATATCGCGCCATGGAGCGTGGAACTGAACTTCCCGAAAAGCGTGGCCATCGCCTCGGCGCGCGACCTGATGCTCTACACCCTGATCGTCGCCCTGCTGTGCGCGGCCGCCACGGCCGGCATTTTGATCCTCGTCGTCAACCAGTTGACGCGACCGCTGCGCACCCTGGGCCGCACCATGACGGACCTGTCCAGTGGCGACGCCGACCTGCGCGTGAAGCTGGAAGTCAAGGGCACCGACGAGCTGGCCGTCATCGGCAAGGGCTTCAACGCCTTCGTGGAAAAGATCCACGCCGTGCTGCTGCAAGTGCAAGCGAGCGCCGACAACGTGGCCCGTGCCAGCGCGGAAATTGCGCAAGGCAATAACGACCTGTCGGCGCGCACGGAACAGCAAGCCAGTTCACTGGAAGAGACGGCCGCCTCGGTGGAAGAGCTGACGGGCACGGTGAAGGAAAACGCCGACCATGCACGCCAGGCCAATCAACTGGCCGCTTCCGCGTCGAGCGTGGCACAGAAGAGCGGCGAAGTGGTTGGCAAAGTCATCGCAACCATGACCTCGATCAATGACTCGTCGAACAAGATCGTCGACATCATCAGCGTTATCGATGGCATCGCCTTCCAGACGAATATCCTGGCGCTGAACGCAGCCGTGGAAGCGGCGCGCGCGGGCGAACAGGGACGCGGCTTCGCCGTCGTTGCCACGGAAGTGCGCAACCTGGCGCAACGCTCGGCGGCGGCGGCCAAGGAAATCAAGCTGCTGATCGACGATTCCGTGGGCAAGGTGGCCGCCGGCAGCAAACTCGTCGACGAAGCGGGCGCCACCATGGAGCAGGTGGTCGACAGCGTGCGCAAGGTCACCGCCATCATGGCCGACATCAGCGTCGCCACCACCGAGCAAAGCGACGGCATCGCCCAGGTAAACCAGGCGCTGGCGCAGATGGATGGCGTGACGCAACAGAACGCGGCCCTGGTCGAGGAAGCAGCAGCCGCTGCCGAAAGCCTGCAAGACCAGGCCAGCCATCTGGCCCAGGTAGTGAGCGTGTTCAAGCTGGGCGAGCAGGTGCGCCAGACGGCACCGGCAGCAAGCGTGGCCACCCCGCGCGCCGCGCCGCCAACAACACCGGCGCCCGCCAAGCGCCTGAGCGTCGCCAAGCCGCAGGCAACGCCGCGCGCGGCCGCCAAGGCACCGGCCGGCGATGACTGGGAAGAGTTTTAA
- a CDS encoding acyl-CoA dehydrogenase family protein, producing MSFSAFPLPSNTALAALLQPQDSAFHPIDGLRRLCDAGLDQLPLPGHGATLQRWQMLAAIAAIDLSLLKLYEGHTDALAILAEIDGTGVPAGSSWGVWCAEMPGARVQLQQAADGRHVLEGRKAWCSGANGLSHALISCWNEDGQACLASVALSQPGVHVTDEGWQAVGMLACASVDVTFSGARAFPVGAPGAYLERPGFWHGGAGIAAAWYGAACAVASHLHARAQHAAPDPVRLAQLGQIDCALRAAGALLREGAADIDRHPQSDAMALALRLRLTVEDAATQVLHLATRALGAGPLCRDARFARLAADLPVFLRQSHAERDQAVLGGIVAGAEDHPWAL from the coding sequence ATGTCGTTTTCCGCCTTTCCCCTGCCGTCCAACACTGCGCTGGCCGCCCTGCTGCAGCCACAGGACAGCGCTTTCCACCCGATCGACGGCTTGCGGCGTTTGTGCGACGCGGGACTCGACCAATTACCCCTGCCCGGTCACGGCGCCACCCTGCAGCGCTGGCAAATGCTGGCCGCCATCGCCGCCATCGACCTTTCCCTGCTCAAGCTGTACGAGGGCCATACCGATGCACTGGCCATCCTGGCGGAAATCGACGGTACCGGCGTCCCGGCCGGCAGCAGCTGGGGCGTATGGTGCGCAGAAATGCCGGGCGCGCGGGTGCAGTTGCAGCAAGCGGCCGATGGGCGCCATGTACTCGAGGGCCGCAAGGCCTGGTGCTCCGGGGCAAATGGACTCAGCCATGCCTTGATCAGCTGCTGGAACGAGGACGGCCAGGCTTGCCTGGCCAGCGTGGCGCTGTCGCAGCCCGGTGTGCACGTCACGGATGAAGGCTGGCAGGCCGTCGGCATGCTCGCCTGCGCCAGCGTCGACGTGACCTTTTCCGGCGCGCGGGCCTTTCCCGTGGGCGCTCCGGGCGCCTACCTGGAGCGCCCCGGCTTCTGGCATGGCGGCGCTGGCATCGCGGCCGCCTGGTATGGCGCGGCCTGCGCCGTCGCCAGCCACCTGCATGCGCGCGCGCAGCATGCCGCGCCCGATCCCGTGCGCCTGGCGCAACTGGGGCAGATCGACTGCGCGCTGCGCGCCGCCGGCGCCCTGCTGCGTGAAGGCGCCGCCGACATCGACCGGCACCCGCAAAGCGATGCCATGGCCCTCGCGCTGCGCCTGCGCCTGACGGTGGAAGACGCCGCCACCCAAGTCCTGCACCTGGCCACGCGTGCGCTGGGCGCCGGCCCCCTGTGCCGCGATGCCCGCTTCGCGCGCCTGGCGGCCGACCTGCCCGTCTTCCTGCGCCAGAGCCATGCGGAACGCGACCAGGCCGTGCTGGGCGGCATCGTCGCCGGCGCCGAAGACCATCCGTGGGCGCTCTGA
- a CDS encoding PIG-L deacetylase family protein, with translation MLAQSDRQARRIEGSGTPDQVWLSWPGLNDIPAISANALVPPGTRAVIVAPHPDDEILACGGLLQLLAAQGSQLLLIAVTDGDASHPDSPLWPQERLRQVRPQESAQALATLGLASPAWLRLHLPDGGVAGMTPQLRATLAAQLRPGDRVFTTWRLDGHPDHEACGRACAAACAASGATLVEMPVWGWHWAAPGDTRVPWHRARRLPLPVPILQRKRAALRCFASQMQDDPSTGRPAIVAGDALQRLLHAWEVYFL, from the coding sequence ATGCTGGCCCAATCCGATAGGCAAGCACGCCGCATCGAAGGCAGCGGCACGCCGGACCAGGTGTGGCTATCCTGGCCGGGGCTGAACGACATCCCCGCCATCAGCGCGAACGCCCTGGTGCCGCCAGGCACGCGCGCCGTCATCGTCGCGCCGCATCCCGACGATGAAATCCTCGCCTGCGGCGGCTTGCTGCAACTGCTGGCGGCGCAGGGCAGCCAATTGCTGTTGATCGCCGTCACCGATGGCGACGCCAGCCACCCGGACTCGCCCCTCTGGCCGCAGGAACGCCTGCGCCAGGTGCGTCCGCAAGAATCCGCACAGGCGCTGGCCACGCTGGGACTGGCGTCGCCCGCATGGCTGCGCCTGCACCTGCCCGATGGCGGCGTGGCCGGCATGACGCCGCAACTGCGCGCCACACTCGCAGCGCAGCTGCGCCCCGGCGACAGGGTCTTCACCACCTGGCGCCTGGACGGCCATCCGGACCATGAAGCATGCGGCCGGGCCTGCGCTGCGGCCTGCGCTGCCAGCGGCGCCACCCTGGTGGAAATGCCCGTCTGGGGCTGGCACTGGGCCGCGCCGGGCGACACGCGCGTGCCGTGGCACCGCGCGCGCCGCCTGCCCTTGCCGGTCCCCATCCTGCAGCGCAAGCGCGCGGCCCTGCGCTGCTTCGCCAGCCAGATGCAAGACGACCCGTCGACGGGGCGCCCCGCCATCGTCGCCGGCGACGCCTTGCAGCGCCTGCTACATGCCTGGGAGGTGTATTTTCTATGA
- a CDS encoding class I SAM-dependent methyltransferase, with the protein MNPSSTPDDRRGSYFEQLYRQDSDPWRVRQRWYEERKRALLLASLPQRRYRHAYEPGCGNGELTAELARRCERVLAADLSAEALGLAQQRLLDAGCGGNVSLAQHRLPQDWPRILPGADKFDLIVLSEIAYYLSVQELARVVEHSIASLAPGGSIVLCHWRAPFAQRIVSTVRIHAAFQDAPGLHRVLRHEETDFLLGIWSNDARSVAQREGFA; encoded by the coding sequence ATGAACCCATCATCCACACCGGACGACCGGCGCGGCAGCTATTTCGAACAGCTGTACCGCCAGGATAGCGATCCGTGGCGGGTGCGCCAGCGCTGGTACGAGGAGAGAAAGCGCGCCCTGCTGCTGGCCAGCCTGCCGCAGCGGCGCTACCGCCACGCCTATGAACCGGGCTGCGGCAATGGCGAGCTGACGGCCGAGCTGGCGCGGCGCTGCGAGCGTGTGCTGGCGGCCGACCTCTCGGCCGAAGCGCTGGGGCTGGCGCAGCAGCGCCTGCTCGACGCGGGGTGCGGCGGCAACGTCAGCCTCGCGCAGCACCGGCTGCCGCAGGACTGGCCACGCATCCTGCCCGGCGCCGACAAGTTCGACCTGATCGTACTGAGCGAGATCGCCTATTACCTGTCGGTGCAAGAGCTGGCGCGCGTGGTCGAACACAGCATCGCCAGCCTGGCGCCGGGCGGCAGCATCGTCCTGTGCCACTGGCGCGCGCCGTTCGCGCAGCGCATCGTCTCGACCGTGCGCATACATGCGGCCTTCCAGGACGCGCCCGGCCTGCACCGCGTGCTGCGGCACGAAGAAACCGACTTCCTGCTGGGGATCTGGTCGAACGATGCGCGCTCGGTGGCGCAGCGCGAGGGCTTCGCATGA
- a CDS encoding glycosyltransferase, whose translation MIGVVVPVHNEEACLDACLEALRLAATCPLLHGEAVCIVVVLDACSDQSQRIVLAHAMQADLRWRLDCIAINAQNVGTARAAGAQQLLQRGARWLAFTDADTRVSPSWLSTQLSLEADAVCGTVAVDDWSPHGPSAAALRQHFAQTYTDADGHRHIHGANFGVRASAYLRAGGFAPLACSEDVAMVAALQECGAHIAWSAAPRVTTSARRHARARGGFGDTLLQVVEAMAGQTATCTLAMLPEHQG comes from the coding sequence ATGATCGGCGTGGTGGTGCCCGTGCATAACGAGGAAGCGTGCCTGGACGCCTGCCTGGAAGCGTTGCGCCTTGCCGCCACCTGTCCCTTGCTGCATGGCGAGGCGGTGTGCATCGTCGTCGTGCTCGATGCCTGCAGCGACCAGTCACAGCGCATCGTGCTGGCGCATGCCATGCAGGCGGACCTGCGCTGGCGTCTCGACTGCATCGCCATCAATGCGCAGAACGTGGGCACCGCGCGCGCCGCCGGCGCGCAGCAGCTGCTGCAGCGCGGTGCCCGCTGGCTGGCCTTTACGGATGCGGATACGCGCGTATCGCCCTCCTGGCTGAGCACCCAGCTGAGCCTGGAGGCCGATGCCGTCTGCGGCACGGTGGCGGTGGACGACTGGTCGCCGCACGGGCCCAGTGCCGCTGCGCTGCGCCAGCACTTCGCCCAGACCTACACCGATGCCGACGGCCACCGCCACATCCATGGCGCCAACTTCGGCGTGCGCGCCAGCGCCTACCTGCGCGCCGGCGGCTTTGCCCCATTGGCCTGCAGCGAGGACGTGGCCATGGTCGCCGCGCTGCAAGAATGCGGTGCGCACATCGCCTGGAGCGCCGCACCGCGCGTCACTACCAGCGCCCGCCGCCATGCCAGGGCACGGGGCGGCTTTGGCGATACCTTGCTGCAGGTGGTGGAGGCGATGGCGGGGCAGACGGCAACGTGCACTCTCGCCATGCTGCCAGAGCATCAAGGATAA
- a CDS encoding SdpI family protein, whose amino-acid sequence MYKQINWNRALIVAGLVVVIPGVVFLLFPLAAKAIWLRYFYVVACLLVVAGTIIHSFRKRDEVLAKQGTERNVFVARMKFRAEVMAAFALIVFIGPYYQIGLSLDKLAGNERSHYLNAASAIFKEHLPPEYCLSRPQLKKSCDTITQEIAALYKNVMQDTGEEVTKNIDGIIVQIKLLDLPAASAKANALDEGVSKLKVIDLKDGLLTYAFSLLPLVILLFASLAVSSKVGVAWAEVRVRLREQLVEKDEAEQEARRQKLEDEAGRAEQASA is encoded by the coding sequence ATGTACAAACAAATTAATTGGAACCGCGCTCTGATTGTCGCAGGGCTCGTGGTGGTCATTCCGGGCGTGGTTTTTCTTCTATTTCCCTTGGCTGCCAAAGCGATCTGGCTCAGGTATTTTTACGTTGTAGCGTGCCTGCTAGTGGTCGCGGGGACAATTATTCATTCATTTCGCAAGCGTGACGAGGTGCTTGCCAAGCAGGGCACGGAACGCAATGTGTTTGTCGCCAGAATGAAATTTCGCGCCGAGGTCATGGCCGCGTTTGCCCTCATCGTATTCATCGGACCCTACTATCAGATCGGCTTGAGCCTGGATAAATTGGCAGGAAATGAGCGGAGCCATTATCTCAACGCCGCCTCGGCTATTTTCAAGGAGCATCTTCCTCCTGAGTATTGCTTGTCACGCCCGCAGTTGAAAAAGAGTTGTGACACCATCACTCAAGAAATAGCTGCGCTGTATAAAAATGTAATGCAGGATACGGGGGAAGAAGTCACGAAAAATATCGATGGAATTATCGTGCAGATAAAATTACTCGATTTACCCGCTGCAAGTGCGAAGGCCAATGCGCTGGATGAGGGCGTTTCCAAACTGAAAGTGATTGATTTGAAGGATGGGCTGCTGACATATGCCTTTAGCCTCTTGCCGTTGGTGATCCTGCTATTTGCCAGTTTAGCGGTGTCGTCCAAGGTTGGAGTGGCCTGGGCAGAGGTAAGGGTACGTCTGCGTGAACAGCTCGTGGAGAAGGATGAGGCGGAGCAGGAGGCGCGGCGGCAAAAGCTGGAGGACGAGGCGGGCCGCGCGGAGCAGGCAAGCGCATGA
- a CDS encoding S9 family peptidase, producing the protein MIRYALPALLFAAPLPAHAQAPVDHPPLIERAKIFGNPSKSGGRISPDGKWLSWIAPRDGVLNVWVAPASDLAQARPLTQEKVRPIRSSFWSPDSKTLLFIQDKGGDENFLLYGVNVVSGKQVSYTPFEKTRVRIVQISSKVKDRILVGINNRDARWHDVYSLDLASGKLTLVQQNDGYGGYLADEQLKLRIASKARADGGMQYFRMTDGKVESTPLTEVGLEDSQTTAPLAFTVDGKTLYWTDSRGRNTSALLAQDVASGKTSLVAQDPRADISDALYDTRTGKVQAYSVDYLQQEYLPLTDDLKADLAFLKKHVKGQFNVTSRTEADDKWLVGVDAVTAPASSWLYERKTRKLTQLYVTRPELEGAPLVPMYPQEIKARDGLTLVSYLTLPHASKASAGGVPSQVVPMVLLVHGGPWARDTYGYNGYHQWLANRGYAVLSVNYRGSTGFGKQFISAGDLQWGRKMHDDLLDAVQWAVKSGVTSADKVAIMGGSYGGYATLAGMAFTPTTFACGVDIVGPSNLFTLLQTIPPYWEAGKQQFYKRMGDPTTEDGRALLKERSPLNFAQNIQRPLLIGQGANDPRVNVAESDQIVAAMAAKNIPVTYVLFPDEGHGFARPVNNIAFNAVTENFLGQCLAGRAEPIGATLKASTAQVKHGAEFAPGLKEAM; encoded by the coding sequence ATGATTCGCTATGCCCTGCCTGCCCTGTTGTTTGCCGCCCCGCTGCCGGCGCACGCCCAAGCCCCTGTCGATCACCCGCCGCTGATCGAGCGGGCGAAGATCTTTGGCAATCCCAGCAAGTCCGGCGGGCGCATCAGCCCGGATGGCAAGTGGCTGTCGTGGATCGCGCCGCGCGATGGCGTGCTCAATGTGTGGGTGGCGCCGGCCAGCGACCTGGCGCAGGCGCGTCCGCTGACGCAAGAGAAGGTGCGTCCCATCCGCAGCAGCTTCTGGTCGCCCGATTCCAAGACCCTGCTGTTCATCCAGGACAAGGGCGGCGATGAAAACTTCCTGCTGTATGGCGTGAATGTCGTGAGCGGCAAGCAGGTCAGTTACACGCCGTTCGAGAAGACCCGCGTGCGGATCGTCCAGATCAGCAGCAAGGTCAAGGACCGTATCCTGGTGGGCATCAATAACCGCGATGCGCGCTGGCATGACGTGTACAGCCTGGACCTGGCCAGCGGCAAGCTGACCCTGGTGCAGCAGAACGATGGCTATGGCGGCTACCTGGCCGATGAGCAGCTCAAGCTGCGTATCGCCAGCAAGGCGCGCGCCGATGGCGGCATGCAGTATTTCCGCATGACGGATGGCAAGGTCGAGAGCACGCCGCTGACCGAGGTGGGCCTGGAAGACTCGCAGACCACGGCGCCGCTGGCGTTTACGGTCGATGGCAAGACCTTGTACTGGACCGACTCGCGCGGCCGCAATACCTCGGCGCTGCTGGCGCAGGATGTCGCCAGCGGCAAGACCTCGCTGGTGGCGCAGGATCCGCGCGCCGACATTTCTGACGCCCTGTACGACACGCGCACGGGCAAGGTGCAAGCCTATTCCGTCGACTATCTGCAGCAGGAATACCTGCCGCTGACGGACGACCTGAAGGCCGACCTGGCCTTCCTGAAGAAGCATGTCAAGGGCCAGTTCAACGTGACGTCGCGCACGGAAGCCGACGACAAGTGGCTGGTGGGCGTCGACGCCGTCACGGCGCCGGCATCGAGCTGGCTGTATGAGCGCAAGACCAGGAAGCTGACGCAGCTGTACGTGACGCGCCCTGAACTGGAGGGCGCGCCGCTGGTGCCCATGTACCCACAGGAAATCAAGGCTCGCGACGGCCTGACCCTGGTCTCTTACCTGACCTTGCCGCACGCATCGAAGGCGAGCGCCGGCGGCGTGCCATCGCAGGTGGTGCCGATGGTGCTGCTGGTGCACGGCGGGCCATGGGCGCGCGATACCTATGGCTACAACGGCTACCATCAGTGGCTGGCCAACCGCGGCTACGCGGTGCTGTCGGTGAATTACCGTGGCTCGACGGGCTTCGGCAAGCAATTCATCTCGGCCGGCGACCTGCAGTGGGGCCGCAAGATGCATGACGACTTGCTCGACGCCGTGCAATGGGCAGTGAAGAGTGGCGTGACCAGCGCCGACAAGGTGGCCATCATGGGTGGCTCGTATGGTGGCTACGCCACGCTGGCCGGCATGGCATTCACGCCGACCACGTTCGCCTGCGGCGTCGATATCGTCGGCCCGTCGAACCTGTTTACCCTGCTGCAAACGATTCCGCCGTATTGGGAAGCGGGCAAGCAGCAGTTCTACAAACGCATGGGTGACCCGACCACGGAAGACGGCCGCGCGCTGCTGAAGGAGCGCTCGCCGCTGAATTTTGCGCAGAATATCCAGCGGCCGCTGTTGATCGGCCAGGGGGCGAACGACCCGCGCGTCAACGTGGCTGAATCGGACCAGATCGTGGCGGCCATGGCGGCGAAGAATATCCCCGTCACGTATGTGCTGTTCCCCGACGAGGGCCATGGCTTTGCCCGCCCCGTGAACAACATCGCTTTCAATGCGGTGACGGAAAACTTCCTGGGGCAATGCCTGGCTGGCCGCGCCGAGCCGATCGGCGCGACCCTGAAGGCATCCACCGCGCAGGTCAAGCACGGCGCCGAGTTTGCGCCGGGGCTGAAGGAAGCGATGTAA
- a CDS encoding RNA polymerase sigma factor, producing the protein MNPSTLDGLKASHIADEFAAQPFSEHGQGIVLGDFLAANYARLHRQLLRNLGCPDLASDCLHDAWLRLAGMSAPVFVQNPNAYVYRVACNVAMDQLRGKRSAQYDDDAAIEHLTDPAPGPDLIALARSDLAAVERAMQRMPYRHRSVLLALRIDERTRQEVADEYQVSLTSVDTMLRQALDHCAQETGQNALGGISQSRRGFSRRWQAKVLAAEPTAMARERRGIRH; encoded by the coding sequence ATGAATCCGAGTACCCTGGATGGCCTGAAGGCGTCCCATATTGCCGATGAGTTCGCAGCACAGCCATTCAGCGAGCACGGCCAAGGCATTGTGCTGGGCGATTTCCTGGCGGCGAACTACGCCCGCCTGCACCGCCAATTGTTGCGCAATCTCGGTTGTCCCGACCTGGCCAGCGACTGTCTGCACGACGCCTGGCTAAGATTGGCGGGCATGAGCGCCCCCGTGTTTGTGCAAAACCCCAACGCCTATGTCTACCGGGTGGCATGCAACGTCGCGATGGACCAGCTGCGCGGCAAGCGCTCTGCGCAGTACGACGATGACGCTGCAATCGAGCATCTGACTGACCCGGCCCCCGGTCCGGACCTGATTGCCTTGGCCCGTTCCGATTTGGCCGCTGTCGAGCGCGCGATGCAGCGCATGCCGTACCGGCACCGTTCTGTTCTGCTTGCCCTGAGGATCGACGAAAGGACGCGCCAGGAAGTCGCGGACGAATATCAGGTCTCCCTGACCAGCGTCGATACGATGCTGCGCCAGGCCCTGGACCACTGTGCCCAGGAAACCGGGCAGAATGCGCTCGGGGGCATCAGCCAGTCCCGGCGAGGTTTCTCGCGCCGCTGGCAGGCCAAGGTGCTCGCCGCAGAGCCCACTGCGATGGCGCGCGAACGACGCGGCATCCGGCACTGA